Proteins from one Legionella taurinensis genomic window:
- a CDS encoding Lpg0189 family type II secretion system effector, with the protein MKMSLVASLFLLSPLSFANLAEPPKAVIDPVFDGQAVVKQYSNFQDVAGHKQGFERHQPYPTQIVRVQGALSGERHCEAIIQDIEDFFVSKITYEKFLYNTLVFCGYDPKTEYAVHFAINSYFDPLNDGAIYYLENYLRSHNGQDLLGVPFEVESATGVAVSLNIDAGVLNHRNDSRLLRYRHDNQSHYFASNYDLMNELTHDIYERFYSNDPGLILPFINRWFYAFADRTYSGVLSHANYVELQPELLFLMEKAPKVYTSPLRMYFGHHCTKYDNKHCL; encoded by the coding sequence ATGAAAATGTCACTTGTAGCGTCATTGTTTCTTCTGTCCCCGTTAAGTTTTGCCAACCTGGCAGAACCGCCTAAAGCAGTGATCGATCCGGTTTTTGACGGCCAGGCGGTTGTAAAGCAATACAGCAATTTTCAGGATGTTGCAGGGCATAAGCAAGGGTTTGAGCGGCATCAGCCTTACCCGACTCAGATCGTACGTGTTCAGGGTGCGCTCAGCGGTGAACGCCATTGCGAGGCAATAATCCAGGACATTGAAGATTTTTTCGTGTCAAAAATTACCTATGAAAAATTTTTATACAACACTCTGGTTTTCTGCGGTTATGATCCCAAGACCGAGTATGCAGTACATTTCGCCATCAACAGTTATTTTGATCCCTTAAACGACGGCGCCATTTATTACCTTGAAAATTACCTGCGTTCACACAATGGCCAGGATTTACTGGGTGTTCCTTTTGAGGTGGAATCCGCAACGGGTGTCGCGGTGTCGCTTAACATTGATGCGGGGGTTTTGAATCATCGCAATGACAGCAGGCTACTGCGTTATCGACATGACAACCAGAGCCATTATTTCGCCAGCAACTATGATCTGATGAATGAGTTGACTCATGACATTTATGAACGCTTTTATTCCAACGATCCGGGTTTGATCCTGCCGTTCATCAATCGCTGGTTCTATGCTTTTGCCGACCGGACCTATTCGGGGGTGCTAAGCCATGCCAACTACGTGGAACTGCAGCCGGAACTTCTGTTTTTGATGGAGAAGGCGCCGAAGGTCTATACTTCACCCTTGCGGATGTACTTTGGTCATCACTGCACCAAATACGACAACAAACATTGTTTATAA
- a CDS encoding UDP-N-acetylmuramyl peptide synthase: MNQDSPTRLHGPGVSGMVGGSSIANQAMIMDKNIRIYAETAEALGLPAVFQPELNILNIKLSRRCYYFHAAITPFNQGASIYIAKHKYLANYLLDRAGFPVPKAALFLAKHFSKAILCQKIEHFRFPLVAKPAQDTVRGRDVFCNIKDVDTLYAYLDEQLNTHKSMQVEEFHQGLKEYRVLVFKRRVIGVVERFGARVTGDGRQTLAQLIDASNAAREKLSDKLTISPLVVDQEYRQCLTEQGLTLESIPAAGQTVHLCHTVNTGRGGDIVSHGKKIHPRNARLLVKAAKTLGLQFVGFDVLCEDINQSFDHTRWLILEGNFNPNITIHEIPHRGTPSPVTRILLLDLIKRHPLAYLAALSRKKYVGIGIKFTLIVSLILLLEQLAKRI, encoded by the coding sequence GTGAATCAGGATTCGCCAACCCGTTTGCACGGCCCCGGTGTATCCGGTATGGTAGGAGGCAGCAGCATCGCAAATCAGGCCATGATAATGGATAAGAACATTCGAATTTACGCAGAAACAGCCGAAGCGCTGGGACTGCCGGCGGTATTCCAGCCGGAACTGAATATACTGAACATCAAGCTCAGCCGCCGTTGCTATTATTTCCATGCCGCCATCACCCCGTTTAACCAGGGCGCGAGCATTTACATTGCCAAACACAAGTATTTAGCCAATTATTTGCTCGACAGGGCCGGTTTTCCAGTTCCTAAAGCGGCCTTGTTTCTTGCCAAGCATTTCAGCAAAGCGATCCTTTGCCAAAAAATAGAGCACTTTCGCTTTCCGCTGGTCGCCAAGCCGGCTCAGGATACTGTGCGGGGACGTGATGTCTTCTGCAACATTAAAGACGTAGACACCCTCTATGCTTACCTTGACGAGCAATTAAATACACACAAATCCATGCAGGTGGAAGAATTTCATCAGGGCCTTAAAGAATACCGCGTCCTGGTGTTTAAACGCCGCGTGATTGGCGTCGTTGAGCGCTTTGGCGCCAGGGTAACGGGCGATGGGCGTCAGACCCTTGCCCAGCTGATTGACGCCAGTAACGCGGCGCGTGAGAAATTAAGCGATAAATTAACCATTTCGCCGCTGGTGGTTGATCAGGAATACCGGCAATGCCTGACTGAACAGGGCTTAACACTGGAAAGCATTCCCGCGGCAGGACAAACAGTTCATTTGTGCCATACCGTCAACACCGGGCGCGGCGGCGATATCGTTTCCCATGGCAAAAAAATCCATCCCCGCAATGCACGCCTGCTGGTGAAAGCAGCCAAAACCTTAGGCCTGCAGTTTGTCGGATTTGATGTGTTATGTGAAGACATTAATCAATCGTTTGATCACACCCGATGGCTTATTCTCGAAGGCAATTTTAATCCTAACATCACCATTCATGAAATTCCTCATCGCGGGACTCCAAGCCCTGTCACCCGTATCCTGTTGCTCGATTTAATCAAACGTCACCCGCTGGCCTACCTTGCCGCTTTATCCCGAAAAAAATACGTGGGCATTGGCATAAAATTCACCTTGATTGTGAGCTTAATCCTGCTTCTGGAACAATTGGCTAAACGCATTTGA
- a CDS encoding class I SAM-dependent methyltransferase, giving the protein MSNQEWPASDYAIGSFIQATIADTFLPQLEIKPQDAVLDIGCGNGSFSLKIIEKVPLGSFLGVDASDNMLALAKETARDYPNADWQQADVLTLPFETAFDYIVSFWCLQWASDIKRAFANITRALKPGGRFFTLFPTGDDPFMWTFNSVRDSGQFASLREFKPPVDYSRLHEGMEHLRDLPLKTVHIQRVGEALTLPSLDTFRKFVNGIPFFHGQIEPDEIKRINEAMVQTYAEKVKEQYQGDYLFKLSVFVVTGEK; this is encoded by the coding sequence ATGTCAAATCAGGAATGGCCGGCATCAGACTATGCCATCGGCTCCTTTATCCAAGCCACCATCGCCGACACGTTTTTACCTCAGTTAGAAATCAAACCGCAAGATGCGGTGCTGGATATCGGCTGCGGTAACGGCAGTTTCAGTTTAAAAATCATTGAAAAGGTACCCCTCGGCTCTTTTCTGGGTGTCGATGCCTCGGACAACATGTTGGCGCTGGCTAAAGAAACCGCCAGGGATTACCCGAATGCCGACTGGCAACAGGCGGATGTATTGACGTTGCCTTTTGAGACGGCGTTTGATTACATTGTGTCTTTCTGGTGTCTGCAATGGGCAAGCGACATCAAACGGGCATTCGCTAATATCACCCGGGCGCTTAAACCAGGAGGCCGGTTTTTCACGCTGTTCCCTACCGGGGATGATCCCTTCATGTGGACGTTTAACAGTGTCAGGGATTCAGGGCAGTTTGCTTCCCTGCGCGAATTCAAGCCCCCTGTGGATTACTCCCGACTTCATGAGGGCATGGAGCATCTCCGTGATTTGCCGCTTAAAACAGTGCACATTCAACGCGTCGGCGAAGCCTTGACATTACCTTCATTAGACACCTTCCGTAAATTTGTAAACGGCATCCCTTTCTTCCATGGGCAAATTGAGCCTGACGAAATCAAACGCATCAATGAAGCCATGGTGCAAACCTATGCCGAAAAAGTGAAAGAGCAGTACCAGGGGGATTACCTTTTTAAATTGTCGGTGTTTGTTGTGACCGGGGAAAAATAA